The sequence TAGCAAACATCTTTCAAACTTTAGGAATATCGCATGATTCGTCTCAAAAGTTGGAAAATGATATTTTCAAAAAATACAAAAAAACAAAATTCAAGATAAATAGCAGCATACTGGTACAACAGCATGATTACGATAATAGCGGCACAAAGCTCTTAGAGGTAAAAAACGGGAAGGATCAAATCTGCGCAATGTTCAATGAAAAGCAGCAGATACATGTCGTGAAACACTTCAAAAACGTCAAAGCGACTTGTAAATTGCATAAAGACTTCCTCCTTCATGAATTTTCTAAAGTTGCAAAAAAAAGAAGACTACCTAAAGAATCGTCAATTTTCTTAGTAAATTGCAAATTAGATGGAAAATTACCATTTTCTCAGAATCTCAAAAAAAGCGGACTTTCTGATAAAGTAGTATATCATTGCAATAGTCTTATAAAGAATATCGGATGTACAAAGAAGCTCCAAGGAGATTTCAAAGTGGCGTACTCTTATGCAAATAATGGCTCTCCTACGATCTTGTATATCTCTCTCCAAAAACATCTTAATAAACCTCCGATTGAAGCCTTCTTTTATAAGACTAGCACTCAAAGCGGATACTTCTTTAAAAATGGGGCATTGATCAATAAATCATCTCAAGCACGAAGTACGTTTATATCTCCAGTAAAAGGTAAAATAACATCTTCTTATGGACGGAGAAAACATCCGATTTTTGGCACATATCGCATGCATCGAGGCGTAGATTATGGCGCACCACGAGGCACTTTAGTAGTTGCGTCAAATCATGGTACTATAGCAGAATGCTCATATAATAGCGGCTTAGGTAGATATGTCAGAATACAACACGATAATGGATATTCCACGGTATATGCTCATCTATCACAGTTCAGTTCTGGTATAGCAGTTGGGAAAAAAGTATCTCAAAAACAAGTAATAGGATATGTTGGTAGTACTGGCACTTCTACTGGCTCTCACTTACATTTTGAAGTACGAAAAGGCAGAACTGCAATGAATCCACAGCTCGTATGTGGTAGTGCTACACATGGTATTGCAAAACAAACTAAAAACATACTGACAGCAGATTTTAAGTTGCATATGCATAATATTAAGAAATTGTTCTCAGCGCAACAAATGCCACATATTCAAACTGCACTTATATCACTGCCATATACGTTTTGGTAATGGCATTGGCAACTTATTGAATCTCTCATGAAAGATTTTGATGTAATAATAGTCGGCGCAGGACATGCTGGAATTGAAGCTGCTGCCGCTGCTGCAAGAAGAGGATGTAATGTATGTTTGATTACAAAATCTAATGCTAATCTTGGAGAGTTATCATGTAATCCATCAATAGGAGGAGTTGGTAAAGGCACTATCGTTAGAGAAATTGACGCATTAGATGGAATAATGTCTCAAGTTGCTGATATGAGTAGCATACATTTCAAAGTACTGAATTCTAGCAAAGGCCCTGCAGTATGGGGATATAGAGCGCAAATAGATAGAGAGGCGTACAAAAAGCACATGTCGTACGTGCTTTCTCAGTATTATAATATCACAGCAATATTTGGAGAAGTAACAGATATTCTACTTGATAATCACTTAAATACAGTACAAGGCGTATCTGTTATTGAAGCAGATTCTTCCAATCGTCATCAAATATTATCTAAGAGTATAGTAATTACCACCGGCACTTTCTTAAACGGAAAAATGTACATCGGTAACTCCATCTCAGCAGGAGGGCGGTACGGGGAAAATGCTTCGGTAGAATTATCACAGTTATTTAAGAAGCTTAAATTTTCGACTGGTAGACTCAAAACAGGTACACCTGCACGAATAGTTAAAAATTCAATTAACTATAAAGATCTTGAAGAACAGCATGGTGATATAACGCCACGAAAGTTTTCGACAAAAACGCTTCCATTCTCACAACAACAAATTAGTTGTTTTATTACTTATACAAATAATCTCACTCATGACATTATTAAGGAAAATATTCACAAATCTCCTATATATTCTAACCTCATACAATCGACAGGGCCTCGATATTGCCCTTCAATAGAAGATAAGATAGTAAGATTTCACCGTGATAGGCATCAAGTTTTTCTAGAACCGGAAGGTCTGGACAGCACTTTAATATATCCAAATGGCATCTCTACTTCCTTGCCGCAAGATGTTCAAGAAAGCTTTATAAGAACTATAAAAGGACTAGAGAATTGCGAAATAGCGCGATACGGATATGCTGTAGAGTATGACTTCGTAAATCCACGAGAATTATATCATAGTTTAGAAACGAGAAGAGTAAGCGGATTGTTCTTAGCTGGACAAATAAACGGCACCACGGGATACGAAGAAGCAGCAGGACAAGGCATTATAGCAGGTATTAATGCGGCAGCTTATGCAAGAGAAGGCAGTAACTACAAAAGATTCATACTCTCCCGCAGCGAAGCATACATAGGAGTGATGATAGATGATTTGATTACAATAGGCATAAAAGAACCTTATAGAATGATGACAAGTAGAGCTGAATTCAGAATGGTACTCAGACCAGATAATGCAGAAAAAAGACTAACTGCAAAAGGTATAAAGTACGGCGTAGTAAGAGAGAAAAAAGCAGCGCAATACTATACGGAAAAAAATGACTTTAATAGCGCAACTCTCATACTACAAAATACAAGAATCGACAAAACAATTATCGAAGCGCATCCATCTTTAGAAAAAAGAGTAGGAAAGTCATTATGGGATGTAATAGGATTACCGGAAATAGAGTGGAAACATATACTAGACAATATGCAAACTATGAATCGCTATGATGACAACATAAAAGAACAGATACATATTGAAAGCTTATATTCTCACTATGTATCAAGACAAGAAAAGGAGATCTCCATTATGAATGATGAAGCAAATACCGTAATTCCAAAAACATTAAACTACAAACTCATACCATCACTATCTGCTGAGATTTCCTCAAAGCTAACAGCAATTAAACCGCAGAATATGAGTGAAATAAGAAAAATAGAAGGCATTACTCCAATAGCGTTATTTATTATAAAGCAGTACATCGCTAAAATGGCTACAGCAGTACAATAGCATCAGTAGTATCAATCAGAGTGAGTACAACAAATATAAAATTACGTCTCTTGATATTATTGCAAACATTTTTTTTATCATCTAGTTTTTCGTAAACGAAAATAATCAATATATGTATGAAGTCATTATCATCGGTGCAGGTCCTGTAGGACTTTTTACAGCCTTTGAAACAGGTACATTAGGCCTTAAAACAGCAATTGTAGATTCACTTAGTTACGTTGGAGGACAATGTGCAGCGCTATATCCTGAAAAGCCAATATATGATATACCTGCACATCCAAAAATCTCTGGGAAAGCACTGACTGATAACTTACTTCAGCAGATACAGCGCTTTGAACACGACATTTTTCTGAGCTATCCTGTGATTTCTCTTCAAAAAGATAAGCAAAATGAATGGATTTTAAAAGCAGAAGGTAGAGAAGATATACACGCTAAAACCGTTATAATTGCTTCCGGTGGCGGAATACTAGAACCTAAAAAACCTATTTTAGAAGGCATAGAAGAATTGGAAGGTAATAGTGTGCTATATAGCATCCAAAATACCGATATCTTTAACGGAAAAAACGTAGCTATTGCTGGAGGTGGCGATTCTGCGGTAGATTGGGCAATAATTCTCAGTGATATTGCGAATAAGGTATACTTTATACATAGAAGAGATACCTTTCGCGCTATGCCATCCAGTGTAAATGAAATGATGGAGAAGTGCAAAACTGGCAAAATAGAAATGGTAATACCGTATCAACTGGACAAACTCATTTCTGAAGATGGCAAATTAAAAGGTATCGGACTAAGTAACATCGCTTCTGAAATCGATAAAAAAGAATTAGATGTGCAATATTTATTGCCATTCTTCGGATTATCAATGGTCAATACATTCATTCATACTATCAACGGTATTACTCTTACTGCAGATAGTAAGCAAATAAAAGTAAATCAATCTAGTATGTCTACAGCAATAAGCGGGTTATTCGCAGCGGGAGATGTATGCTACTATGATAATAAGTTAAAGCTCATTCTGACAGGCTTCGCAGAAGGCGCTACAGCAGCGCACGCAGCATTCAAAATAGCAAGACCAAATACAGAACTAAGAACGAAATACTCCACTCAGCAATTTCATTCATGAAGCGTAACATAGAAGATATACTAGGCTATAAATTTCAAAACATCTCGTTATTACAAGAAGCTTTGAATCATCCAAGCTTAAACACTACAAAATGGAAGAAGATCAGCACATATCAAAGATTGGAATTTCTAGGAGATGCGGTAATACAACTTGTACTTTCTCATTACGTATATACTCTTACACCTCAGTACAGCGAAGGAGATCTTTCTCTTATGATGTCTAATTTAGTAAACGGCAAGGTGTCAGCACGTATAGCAAAGGACATACATCTAGGGCAATACATAGCCATGAGCGCATCAGAGGAAAACGATCTTGGAAGAGAAAAAGACAGTAATCTTGAAGATGCATTGGAAGCAGTAATAGGAGCAATTTATCTCGATGGTGGATTAGAAGAAGTAAGGAAAGTAGTTCAAAATTTATGGAAGAAAATGATAGATACTGAAAGTATTCACTCTCTGATTAAGAAAAATGAGAAAACTGAACTACAAGAAATTTTACAAGAAATGAAGATTGAGTTACCGCAGTATAAATGTATAAATATCGAAAAAATGGATGGTGAAGAAGTATTTATTATCGAAGTCAGCGCTGGAAAATGGAAATGCAAAGGAAAAGGAAAAAGTAAAAGAGAAGGAGAACGCCGCGCCGCTAAAGAGATGTTAAATCTCATAGCAAAGAAGAAGCAAGGAATCGATATCTAAAAGTTCAACATCTTTAATCTTTATACTTATAATCAGATAGCACTGCACAATCTGCAAAAAGTAATTGAGTAAGAATCGGAAATAGCATTAGCAATAAGTATATTCTTTTATATCCTCGAAGAGTGATATATACACTGCCATTAAGATCTTATGAAGTTAGCTGCAATATTTATCACTTTAGCGCTTGAAGTCGTATACTAAAAAAAGATATACAAGTAGATAAAGATTATATGAAGAAAGCTATGGCATTGAATAGAAATAGAGAAAATATCGGAAGAGGCAATGATGGCATCAATGCGAACATGCTGTCATTTATAGGTAATCTCTTTATAGGAGTAATTGGTACAAGTATAGTATCATTAATAGGAAATAGCATGCGTAGTCTCGGCAAAGCAGAAGTAGGATGCGTGAACAAAGTGGAAGAGTACTTTAAGAGAATATGCAAGAAGGATGAGCTGCAGAATTTAGAGAATAAGAGGGAGAAAAGAGATGATAAAGTGGAGAAGGTAGTGCAAGAAGTGGCGAAGGAAGAAGAGCCGGTAGTGCAAGAAGGTAAAGAGAGAATAGTAGAGGAAGAGAAGAGGAGAGAAAGATGGGAAGGATTAAGTGAGGAGCAGAAGAAGGAAATGGAGAAGCTGCAGCTCTCAGAAGAGAAGATAAAGAACATTATAGAGACGCGGCAAAAAAAGATTGATACATATCAGATCAAAGATTACGACGACAAGATGATGTTCATTCGGGAAAGATTAGCTAATGAATCATCTCGATATAACTTACTAGTGAATCAGATAAAACAGAAGAAGTTGCTAGGGGAGTTAGATTCTATTCTGGAAATGGAAAAACAAAAGAATGAGAGAGAGTATGAGCAATGGGTAATAACAGAAGAGAGAAACCGTGATCAGCTGAAACATGTACAAGAGCAGGAATTGCCAAAGTTTATAATCACTGAAAACGATAGAAGAGCAATTGTGTGGAAAGAAGCATCGGAAAAGCTTCTTCAAGCAAGTGTAATAGCAGCTCAAGCGTGGCAAATGGAATTAAAAGGAGATGTAGGAGGCGCTACTGCACTTCGAAAACAGTATCATTCTCCTCTCATGGAGGATGCTTATAAGATCAGCATGAAATTACACTCTCTATACAGTATTGCACCGTTTGCTCCTGCTAGATTAGAAGATAAAGATGTTGTGATGAAAGGAGGTACGAGAACAGATTACAGGACTTATACCTCTCCTAATAATCCAAATGTGTTATTCACTCACAGTTCAAAGAAGTTTTATAATGCATTTAAGGACGTTATACATAAGATACATTTCTGTAAACCTATGAAAGTAGGAGACTTCAATTCTTCTATATTCGAAGGTGATAGAAAAAAGGAAATAATGGTCGCTCCTATGTGTACTTCTCCTCATTGTTGTCCAGGAACATCAGAGTTAACTCCTAGAGAGTTTTTCGTCGCAGATGATCATTACAACAATGCCGATGTATTTACCCTCTCTACCAATGATATGTTATACACTACATACGACGGTGTAGTTCATCACAATGGCGGCATCGATTCCTCCATACTTCATACAGATAGCGTTATATCTTAGTTCGTCCTCGCTTCCAAGTACAATACACGTATTTGGAAGCTTTCCATCTTACTTCTTCTTAGCTCCTCGATACGTTCTTATATTACCGCCACACTTCACCCTTCATCTTACTTCCGAAGAAAAAGAGATAAAGCAACGAATAATACTTCTTACCTATACTCCTTTTTCTTTGTTGATTATAGCATCACTCACTGCCTGTGGTACGAACTCATACGAATCAAATACCATCGTATAATTTGCCCTCCCCTGTGTAGCCGATCTCAAAACACTCACAAAGCCGAACATACTTCCAAGCGGCACTTTTCCAGTAATCACCTTACCGCTATAATTATCTTCAATCTCTGTGATCTTTCCTCGTCTACTATTCAATAATCCCATCACATCACCCATAAAATCGACAGGAGTTACTACCTCGACTTTCATTATAGGTTCTAACAGCTTTGGACATGCTTTCATCATGCCTTCTCTAAAAGCCGCTTTTGCAGCTATTTCGAATGCTAAAGCACTAGAATCTACATCATGATACGCGCCATCAGTAAGCACCGCACGAAAGTCCTGCAACTTATATCCTGCAAGCACTCCATTCTCTGCTGCATCGTATATACCGTGCTCAATTGCAGGAATATATTCTTTAGGAATGGCACCTCCAACAATCTTATTCTCAAATTTTATCCCTGTCTCTCCGTCTTCTAATGGTGCAAATGTAATGATAACACGTGCAAACTGTCCAGCACCACCCGTCTGCTTCTTATGTAAATAATCTACAGTATAACTTTTAGTAATTGCTTCGCGATAAGCAACTTGAGGTTCTCCATGTCTTACTTCTAATCCGAATTCTCTCTTCATTCTATCAAGAATAATATCAAGATGTAACTCTCCCATACCCGCTAACACGGTCTGCCCTGTCTCATGATTGACCTCAATTCTCAAACTCGGATCTTCATTACTGAGTTTATTGATGACCAAGCTCATCTTTTCTTGATCTCCTTTATTTTTTGGCTCTATGGATATCTTTATTACACTTTCCGGTACTTCGATCTTTTCCAAGATCACTTTAGTGCCAGTTTTAGAACACAATGTATTACCAGTACTGGTATTTTTGAGACCAGCAAGCGCTACTATATCTCCTGCTTTAGCACTTTTTATATCCTCTCTTTCATTCGCATGCATCAGCAATATTCTACCAACTCTTTCATCAGAATCCTTAGAAGTATTAGTCAATGCAACACCACTCTCGATAGAACCACAATATATTCTCACAAAGGTAATTGAACCGACGAATTTATCATTCATTATCTTAAATGCAAGCGCTACAGTTTGCTCTTTGTCTGAATGAGAAAACTCAATTTCCTCACCTTTTGCGACAGTTAATGCTTTAATAGGAGGTAAATCCAAAGGACTCGGAAGATAATCAACGACGGCATCTAGTATCATTTGAACTCCCTTATTTTTAAAAGCACTTCCGCAAAAAACTGGAAATATTGCACACTTAATTGTCGCATGGCGTATACATTTCTTTATCTCTTGAGAAGTAATTTCCTGTCCATTCAAATACTTTTCAAAACACTTTTCGTCATACTCTACAGCACTTTCTATAATTAAATTTCGAAACTTCTTTGCTTCTTCTAGCATATGATCTGGAATCGGAATTTCTTCAAATTTTGCACCATTATCATCACCTGTCCAACGAAATCCCTTAAATTCTACTAAATCTACTATACCTACAAATTGATCTTCCGTTCCTATAGGAAGTTGCATAAGCACTGTCTTTACTCCAAATCTATCCTTCATCATATCAATACAGCGCATAAGATTCGCGCCTATTCTATCCATTTTATTTACGAAGCATATTCTCGCCACATTATGCTTATTCGCTTGCCTCCAAACAGTTTCTGATTGAGGTTCGACACCACTTACAGCGTCGAAGACGGCTATTGCACCATCCAAAACACGCATAGATCTCTCTACCTCGATAGTAAAATCCACATGTCCAGGCGTATCTATGATGTTAATTCTATAATCAAGATTGTTCATTCTCCAAAAGCATGTAGTCGCTGCTGAAGTTATAGTAATTCCTCTTTCTTGCTCTTGCACCATCCAGTCCATAGTCGCGCTTCCATCATGCACTTCGCCGATAGAGTGAGACTTTCCAGTATAGTAAAGTATCCTCTCGGTAGTTGTGGTTTTTCCAGCATCGATATGCGCTGCTATACCTATATTTCTATACCTTTCAGATGGGACGTTAGCACTCATTATAATAAAAAATTAAAACTCTTGTAGTCTCTTAGAAACGACTACCACTTTAAATGAGCAAAAGCTCTATTAGCTTCAGCCATTTTATGTACTTCTTCACGTTTTTTCAATACAGTACCACGAGATTCTACAATTTCAGTAAAACATGCTGCAAGCGATGCTGCCATTCCGCCTCTTTTTCTATTATTTCTAGCCTCATTAATAATCCATCTCATTGCAAGCGCAACACCACGACGCAAACTAACTTCATGAGGCACTTGATACGTAGCACCACCTACTCTTTTAGAGCGCACTTCTACCAAAGGTCTAGATTTCTCTATACACTCCGAGAACATCGTTAATGGCTGTATCTTCTTCGATTCTGCCACTTCTTCTATTGCTTTGTAAGTGATAAACTGCGCTTTTGCTTTCAAGCCGTCATGCATCATATAATTGATGAATCTCTGAACTACAGAATCAGAATATCTGTGGTCTTTTGATATCTGTCTAATCTTTGCACGAGAACGTCTTGACATAATAATGAGAAAATCTATTAAAAAAAATTAACCTTTAGGACGTTTTGCACCGTACCTGGAGCGAGATTGCATCCTACTCTTCACACCTTGCGTATCCAATGTACCACGCTCTACATGATACCGTACTCCGGGAAGATCTGGTACACGTCCTCCTCTCACAAGTACTACAGAGTGCTCTTGTAAATTGTGCCCTATACCGCCTATATAAGCTATTACCTCAAAGCCTGTAGTAAGGCGCACACGCGCTACCTTACGTAACGCAGAGTTAGGTTTCTTTGGAGTGGTAGTATACACCTTTGTACAAACGCCTCGTCTCTGAGAACATCCGCACAAAGCTGGCACCTTAGACTTCCTTCTCTTATCCACTCTTCCTTTGTTCTTTATAAGCTGATTAATCGTTGGCATAATACTTATTTACTTTCGTATATTGTCCTTTTTCAAAACGACACCGCTACCAAAGTCCCAATTTTGCTTATCTTTATAAAACATTGGTATGACGTGTAGTTTACCGTCAAGAAAAAATATCCTCTTAAATAGGTAATACATCATTACAGTGAATGTCAAGCCTAAAATACTGGTAAATAGCATTATAAGCACGCTATTTGCGATCTTATAAGCAATGATCGACATAAAGATAAATGCAAGTCCTGCAGCAAAAGCTAAATAATTCATGACTTGAATTACAATACTCGATCTGTATGAATACACTCTATCAAGTTCTTTTTGTCTTTGCACATTTTGCAGAATCATTTGTGCGAGTATTCTTGATATACCAGGGCAGACTTCTTCGTAACTTTCCAAAAGCGCCGGAGATGGAAAAGCGCCAAGATTAAGCCTCTTTATCTCATATACTATTCTATCTATGTCCTTGGCATTACATTTGCTATCGCGATATGTTTTTCTCATTTTTTTCTATCTTTATTTATCTACTAATATGCTACTGATAATTAATATTCACTAACTGCCTTACGCTTCTTTATTAGGGAAAATACTTTATCTAAGTACAGTATAAAAATGTTATTTGCAAAAACACTACACGCAGTAATCAAAGGATCTAGTACTATATATAGCATAGTAATCATCATGCTTAGTGTTTCATCAAAACAAAGATAATGCTCTAGTACTGGTATCATCACAATAATAGTACCGCCAGGCACTCCTGCGCCAGAAAACTTCGTTAAAACAAACCATACAGTGAAAAGCATATAACTGAAACACGATGGCATTATAGCGCCATTTGCTGATAATATTGCAATAGCTAAAAGCGGTATGAATACAGCATCTCCAACCATATGAGTAGTAACAGTTGCATTAGCAGAAGCGATGCACAATTCCTTATTACGAGTGCCATTTTCTACATTTCTTATTGTAAATGGCAAAGCGGCTAGACTAGACATTGTACAAAATGCAGTTATCGCGGGCATAATCGTACCTGCTAGATTTTTCTTCCAGTTTCTTAATGAGTTCAATAATAAGGTACCTCCAAACATGACAAGCAAATAACAAGTAATACTGATACCACTTACTACAAGAAATTTTCCACTAAAACGCACCAAATTATAAAATGTTTTTTCATATACCAATTTCATAACGAATCCACCGACGAACAGCGGTAATAACTGAAAAAATACGTTACGCAAAAAGAATAAACATGCTTTCCCCATGTAAGTAATTACTCGAACAATAAGAGTATTTAAAATGATATACCATTTTCTTTTTATACTTAATTTTCCGAAACAGACGCATAAAATACTTAATAAAAAAGCAGTGCCATTGGAGATAGTACACATCATAGGTACTATAAATGCCGGTCTTAAAGATTCGTTACTCGATATTTCTTGCAATACATCACCAGCACTAGAGGTAAAAAATGAATACCCTATAACACCGGAAAACGTTACTGCCAAGAAGTTGGATGTCACTATAGCAAGCAATATTATAAAAATAAAAGTAATGCTTTCAGCGGCTATTTTGGAAAAAGCTTTGTAAATGGAAGAAAATATCACAAAAGGTATCGTACTCATTAAGATATTTTTAAGAGTCATACTAATACCAAGCAACGTCTCTTTCCAACTTAGAGGGATCGTGCTTTCATATACCGTTATCGCGACACACAACAGGATAGTTGCAAAAATCGGAAAAAACTTCAAAAACAACATATGGCAAATATCATATAAAACATTATGATGAATATTCTAGATAATCTAAATTTCTAAAGCACTGTAGTCTATCTGCTTTTTGAATCTATTTTTCAATATGATATCCATTATTTATACTACCTTTCAAACAACACATGATGCAAAAGAGATTGCAATGAAGATATTGCATGA is a genomic window of Candidatus Fokinia solitaria containing:
- a CDS encoding M23 family metallopeptidase, producing MLKTNHGNSAFYGILLSVTLAICVSIALMCEQVNTADRAVQQPSHVNTELQSVSTRVNLYKLGDDRHLANIFQTLGISHDSSQKLENDIFKKYKKTKFKINSSILVQQHDYDNSGTKLLEVKNGKDQICAMFNEKQQIHVVKHFKNVKATCKLHKDFLLHEFSKVAKKRRLPKESSIFLVNCKLDGKLPFSQNLKKSGLSDKVVYHCNSLIKNIGCTKKLQGDFKVAYSYANNGSPTILYISLQKHLNKPPIEAFFYKTSTQSGYFFKNGALINKSSQARSTFISPVKGKITSSYGRRKHPIFGTYRMHRGVDYGAPRGTLVVASNHGTIAECSYNSGLGRYVRIQHDNGYSTVYAHLSQFSSGIAVGKKVSQKQVIGYVGSTGTSTGSHLHFEVRKGRTAMNPQLVCGSATHGIAKQTKNILTADFKLHMHNIKKLFSAQQMPHIQTALISLPYTFW
- the mnmG gene encoding tRNA uridine-5-carboxymethylaminomethyl(34) synthesis enzyme MnmG, whose product is MKDFDVIIVGAGHAGIEAAAAAARRGCNVCLITKSNANLGELSCNPSIGGVGKGTIVREIDALDGIMSQVADMSSIHFKVLNSSKGPAVWGYRAQIDREAYKKHMSYVLSQYYNITAIFGEVTDILLDNHLNTVQGVSVIEADSSNRHQILSKSIVITTGTFLNGKMYIGNSISAGGRYGENASVELSQLFKKLKFSTGRLKTGTPARIVKNSINYKDLEEQHGDITPRKFSTKTLPFSQQQISCFITYTNNLTHDIIKENIHKSPIYSNLIQSTGPRYCPSIEDKIVRFHRDRHQVFLEPEGLDSTLIYPNGISTSLPQDVQESFIRTIKGLENCEIARYGYAVEYDFVNPRELYHSLETRRVSGLFLAGQINGTTGYEEAAGQGIIAGINAAAYAREGSNYKRFILSRSEAYIGVMIDDLITIGIKEPYRMMTSRAEFRMVLRPDNAEKRLTAKGIKYGVVREKKAAQYYTEKNDFNSATLILQNTRIDKTIIEAHPSLEKRVGKSLWDVIGLPEIEWKHILDNMQTMNRYDDNIKEQIHIESLYSHYVSRQEKEISIMNDEANTVIPKTLNYKLIPSLSAEISSKLTAIKPQNMSEIRKIEGITPIALFIIKQYIAKMATAVQ
- the rpsL gene encoding 30S ribosomal protein S12, which encodes MPTINQLIKNKGRVDKRRKSKVPALCGCSQRRGVCTKVYTTTPKKPNSALRKVARVRLTTGFEVIAYIGGIGHNLQEHSVVLVRGGRVPDLPGVRYHVERGTLDTQGVKSRMQSRSRYGAKRPKG
- the fusA gene encoding elongation factor G, whose amino-acid sequence is MSANVPSERYRNIGIAAHIDAGKTTTTERILYYTGKSHSIGEVHDGSATMDWMVQEQERGITITSAATTCFWRMNNLDYRINIIDTPGHVDFTIEVERSMRVLDGAIAVFDAVSGVEPQSETVWRQANKHNVARICFVNKMDRIGANLMRCIDMMKDRFGVKTVLMQLPIGTEDQFVGIVDLVEFKGFRWTGDDNGAKFEEIPIPDHMLEEAKKFRNLIIESAVEYDEKCFEKYLNGQEITSQEIKKCIRHATIKCAIFPVFCGSAFKNKGVQMILDAVVDYLPSPLDLPPIKALTVAKGEEIEFSHSDKEQTVALAFKIMNDKFVGSITFVRIYCGSIESGVALTNTSKDSDERVGRILLMHANEREDIKSAKAGDIVALAGLKNTSTGNTLCSKTGTKVILEKIEVPESVIKISIEPKNKGDQEKMSLVINKLSNEDPSLRIEVNHETGQTVLAGMGELHLDIILDRMKREFGLEVRHGEPQVAYREAITKSYTVDYLHKKQTGGAGQFARVIITFAPLEDGETGIKFENKIVGGAIPKEYIPAIEHGIYDAAENGVLAGYKLQDFRAVLTDGAYHDVDSSALAFEIAAKAAFREGMMKACPKLLEPIMKVEVVTPVDFMGDVMGLLNSRRGKITEIEDNYSGKVITGKVPLGSMFGFVSVLRSATQGRANYTMVFDSYEFVPQAVSDAIINKEKGV
- the rpsG gene encoding 30S ribosomal protein S7, producing MSRRSRAKIRQISKDHRYSDSVVQRFINYMMHDGLKAKAQFITYKAIEEVAESKKIQPLTMFSECIEKSRPLVEVRSKRVGGATYQVPHEVSLRRGVALAMRWIINEARNNRKRGGMAASLAACFTEIVESRGTVLKKREEVHKMAEANRAFAHLKW
- a CDS encoding cation:dicarboxylate symporter family transporter, with the translated sequence MKFFPIFATILLCVAITVYESTIPLSWKETLLGISMTLKNILMSTIPFVIFSSIYKAFSKIAAESITFIFIILLAIVTSNFLAVTFSGVIGYSFFTSSAGDVLQEISSNESLRPAFIVPMMCTISNGTAFLLSILCVCFGKLSIKRKWYIILNTLIVRVITYMGKACLFFLRNVFFQLLPLFVGGFVMKLVYEKTFYNLVRFSGKFLVVSGISITCYLLVMFGGTLLLNSLRNWKKNLAGTIMPAITAFCTMSSLAALPFTIRNVENGTRNKELCIASANATVTTHMVGDAVFIPLLAIAILSANGAIMPSCFSYMLFTVWFVLTKFSGAGVPGGTIIVMIPVLEHYLCFDETLSMMITMLYIVLDPLITACSVFANNIFILYLDKVFSLIKKRKAVSEY
- the rnc gene encoding ribonuclease III, encoding MKRNIEDILGYKFQNISLLQEALNHPSLNTTKWKKISTYQRLEFLGDAVIQLVLSHYVYTLTPQYSEGDLSLMMSNLVNGKVSARIAKDIHLGQYIAMSASEENDLGREKDSNLEDALEAVIGAIYLDGGLEEVRKVVQNLWKKMIDTESIHSLIKKNEKTELQEILQEMKIELPQYKCINIEKMDGEEVFIIEVSAGKWKCKGKGKSKREGERRAAKEMLNLIAKKKQGIDI
- a CDS encoding NAD(P)/FAD-dependent oxidoreductase produces the protein MYEVIIIGAGPVGLFTAFETGTLGLKTAIVDSLSYVGGQCAALYPEKPIYDIPAHPKISGKALTDNLLQQIQRFEHDIFLSYPVISLQKDKQNEWILKAEGREDIHAKTVIIASGGGILEPKKPILEGIEELEGNSVLYSIQNTDIFNGKNVAIAGGGDSAVDWAIILSDIANKVYFIHRRDTFRAMPSSVNEMMEKCKTGKIEMVIPYQLDKLISEDGKLKGIGLSNIASEIDKKELDVQYLLPFFGLSMVNTFIHTINGITLTADSKQIKVNQSSMSTAISGLFAAGDVCYYDNKLKLILTGFAEGATAAHAAFKIARPNTELRTKYSTQQFHS